The genomic window ttgtctctgtttctgtatccatCTCTTGCTCTGcatgtttctatctgtgtgtgtgtgtgtgtgtgtgtgtgtgtgtgtgtgtgtgtgttctgtttcctctgtgtctctccccctctcttttctctttccaatgtattcccctcgccctctctctctctctctctcttctctcgtttctctctacaacccaccaccaccaccctacgttcctcacccctactccaccccaccccatacgcctctctctctctctctctctctctctctctctctctctctctctccgtccccaaTTCACAGCTCGTATCGTGCCCacgttttcttttcattcttgtcTTGTGATCATCACAGTCAGACAAATCCTCCACTGCCGAGACCACCACCGCCCAAGAAGGGCCTACCAGCACCGCCAccgccatcgccaccaccaccaccaccaccatcacgcagactcctccctcacccaccacagaagcagcagtagtgacgacaacaacgactgtCTCTGCTGCCATGGCTGATACCTCGGAGAGCAGTCCCGTCACAACACAGAGAGCCACCACCACACTTCCTCAGACTGTGTCTTCTTCTGACGCTGACACTGGCGGTGATGGTGACTCCGCCACAACTGACAATGACGTCATCTCAGTAAATCCTGTCcttcgtattttttgtttgtttgtttgttgttgttgtttttttacacgcacgcacccctttcccccacccccacacatgcacgcaccaccccctgcccccccacgccccccacgctcctcccccccccctccccccgcccacattcccctcccacacacacttcgagagagagagagaaagagaaacaaacaggcaaacagaggcacacagacagcgtgcatgaatgcatggataaagattaattgattaatatcgttatgtgtgtgtgtgcatgcctctgtgtgtgtgtgtgtgtgtgtgtgtgtgtgtgtgtgtgtgtgtgtgtgtctgtgtctgtatgtccatgcGGGCGTGTGTATGCGTGAAAGTGATGGGTGACCCAAGTGTACTCTCCAAAGTCGCATTTTATTAAtagttccctcacacacacacacacacacacacacacacacacacacacacacacaccagtgtaacAGTTCTCATATTTCGTTGCATTTCTGACATGTAGAAGAACCCCTTCCCCACCatgcccccttgtgaatgggcaatAATGGGGCCTGGCCACAACAAacccttcgttcgttcgttcgatcacTCTCTCACCAATCTATTTTGTTACAGAACACGTCAACAGAACCAAGAGACGTCACCACACAGAATGCCTACTTTCCGGCTTCCACGCAACACGCCACAGACcacgacatcaccaccaccaccaccaccaccacagagaatGACGTCACCACAGAGAATGACGTCACCACACAGAATGCCCACTTCTCGGCTTCCACGCAACACGCCACAAACcacgacatcaccaccaccaccaccacagaaaatGACGTCACCACACAGAATGACGTCGCCACACAGAATGACGTCACCACACAGAATGCCTACTTCTCGGCTTCCACGCAACACGCCACAgacgacatcaccaccaccaccaccaccaccaccatcaccaccaccacagacaatgATGTCACCACAGAGAATGACGTCACCACACAAAATGACGTCACCACACAAAATGCCTACTTCTCGGCTTCCACGCAACACGCCAcagaccacatcaccaccaccaccaccacagagaatGACGTCACCACAGAGAATGACGTCATCACACAGAATGACGTCACCGCGCAAAATAGCGTCACCACGCAGAATGCTTACTACCCGGCTTTCACGCAACACGCCACAGACCaggccatcactaccaccaccactaccaccaccacagagaATGACGTCACCACAGAGAATGACATCACCACGCAGAATGGCGTCACCCCGCAGAATGACTTCTACCTGACTTCCACGCAACACGCCACAGACCaggacatcaccaccaccgccatcaccaccaccaccaccacagagaatGACTTCACCACACAGAATGACGTCAACCCAACTTCTCTGCTATCTGTCGTCACCGGCCAGCAGCAGAGCAGCGTGACTATCAGACATGACGTGAGCACGATGAACAGCGTCATCGAAACAGCTTCTTCCTCCCCAACCCTTCCCTGGACGATGGCCACCCCTCCGGGAACAAATGACGTTACCACGCAGAATGACGTCACATCATCTCAACCCCTACTCGCCAGCCAGGAGACCCCCACCACCAGCAGTGGCAGCTCAGGAAACGCTGCCAGCACGCTGGACGATTACGTCAACtcaacaacgtcatcatcaccaccaccccacgtcaCGACGCGACCCAGCAGCGTCACAGAAAACTACGTCACCACAGGGAACATCGTCACAGCAACTCCGTCGTCGTCACCGATCGTCGCCAGCAAGACTGTGAGGCGCCATTGCTGCAGCTGTGTGAAGAAGAGTAACCGGTCCTCACAGAATCCACAAGAGATCCAGGAGATCCAGGCGGCCATCCGGAAAGAACTGCTGGAAGACAAGTCCACCCTGTCGGCCTACGTGCGTTCCAAAACGTCCGCCAAGGACGACAGGAGCTCGTCCGTTGTGATCGGGTCCACCCTGGGTATCGCCGTCCTGACCGCCGTGTTCGTCTGTCTGGTGTCTCTGGATGCTGTCAGGCTCGTCCAGAATGTCGGCCAGTGCAAGAGCTGTCTGAGGCGACGGACTGGGAAATGATTAGTGACTGGGTGGGGctgattctccttcttctccttcttgttcttgttctccttcttgttgttgttgttcttcttcttc from Babylonia areolata isolate BAREFJ2019XMU chromosome 1, ASM4173473v1, whole genome shotgun sequence includes these protein-coding regions:
- the LOC143286369 gene encoding uncharacterized protein LOC143286369, which produces MTTVECASVDGCVPFWGTLVHYHDYYSCAAFSFMVSSDEDCDGDGVSGGSSDKSSTAETTTAQEGPTSTATAIATTTTTTITQTPPSPTTEAAVVTTTTTVSAAMADTSESSPVTTQRATTTLPQTVSSSDADTGGDGDSATTDNDVISNTSTEPRDVTTQNAYFPASTQHATDHDITTTTTTTTENDVTTENDVTTQNAHFSASTQHATNHDITTTTTTENDVTTQNDVATQNDVTTQNAYFSNDVTTQNDVTTQNAYFSASTQHATDHITTTTTTENDVTTENDVITQNDVTAQNSVTTQNAYYPAFTQHATDQAITTTTTTTTTENDVTTENDITTQNGVTPQNDFYLTSTQHATDQDITTTAITTTTTTENDFTTQNDVNPTSLLSVVTGQQQSSVTIRHDVSTMNSVIETASSSPTLPWTMATPPGTNDVTTQNDVTSSQPLLASQETPTTSSGSSGNAASTLDDYVNSTTSSSPPPHVTTRPSSVTENYVTTGNIVTATPSSSPIVASKTVRRHCCSCVKKSNRSSQNPQEIQEIQAAIRKELLEDKSTLSAYVRSKTSAKDDRSSSVVIGSTLGIAVLTAVFVCLVSLDAVRLVQNVGQCKSCLRRRTGK